GATATTGCCGAGGCGTTTACCAGCCCAGCTGCGCATGGGGGCATCGTGATTGCCCGGAACATAAATGACTTCCGGCGTACGGCTGCTGATTTCAGACAGCATGCCGAGCAACAGGCTGGACGCGTGACACCAACTGCCCTTTCCCTGGGAGAGGGCCTTCATATCGAAGATATCGCCGACCAGATAGACCGTGTCGGCAGTGTTCTGGGCGAGAAAGTCCGCCAGCCGCTGCGGCTCGCTGTCCCGGCTGCCCAGGTGTACATCGGAGATCCACAGTGCGCGATATCGATTACTCATTGGCAAGTCCCATCGTTGGTTTGTGAAACTTTGCTTGAGTTTTCTTACAAACTGGCGGCCATTTGTTGAAGGTTATATTGCACAGGCTTCAGACAGCTGAGCCCTACGCCTTGGCGACCTCTTATCCCACCCTGGGGACCGATTGAAGTACATTTGCGCGGATCACCTCCTGCTCCGCGATCAGTTCATTGATCAGCGGGCGGTCCTTGCGGTAGTGCGCCGTTTCCTTGTGTGCCTGCAACGCTTCGGAGCTGGCATATATCTCGTACAGATACACCAGACTTTCGCTTTCCCGATCCTCCAGCACGTCGAAACGATGGCAGCCTGGCTCGTTTTCTACAGAAGCAGCGGCATTCTGACGAATCACCTTCAGATACGCGTCTTTACACCCGGGCTTCAACGTCACCTTGATAAAAATACAGAACACAGTTTCCCCTCCATTTGTCATCCAGCTTGTGGTGCTCTATGTCGAGCTTCACACTGGCGTGACAGGTCGACATTGCACACAGTTATTGTATACAATATTCAAGATAAACTGTACCGACTATGGAGAGATCATGTCAGTCCCCGAACGCCCCAAGCGCCCACTGAACGGAATGCGCCATATCGCATTTCGGGTCAATGATCTGGAGGCCTGTGAACGGTTTTATACCGACCTGCTGGGTATGGAGGTACTGTTCCGCCCCCATCACAATCTGGTGTACCTCACCCTGGGTAACGACAACCTGTCGCTATCGCGAGATCTACAGGGCGCGGAGAAAGCGGAAGGAGGAACGCTGGATCATTTCGGGTTTGTGGTGGACAGCGCAGAAGAGCTGGATCAGTGGTACCACTATCTGCGCTCAGCAGAAGTACCGATG
The Microbulbifer celer DNA segment above includes these coding regions:
- a CDS encoding putative quinol monooxygenase; protein product: MFCIFIKVTLKPGCKDAYLKVIRQNAAASVENEPGCHRFDVLEDRESESLVYLYEIYASSEALQAHKETAHYRKDRPLINELIAEQEVIRANVLQSVPRVG
- a CDS encoding VOC family protein; protein product: MSVPERPKRPLNGMRHIAFRVNDLEACERFYTDLLGMEVLFRPHHNLVYLTLGNDNLSLSRDLQGAEKAEGGTLDHFGFVVDSAEELDQWYHYLRSAEVPMVSAPHDHQDGARSFYCLDPAGNTVQPIYHPAISGQTFSSTGDHQS